A genomic segment from Desulfurispirillum indicum S5 encodes:
- a CDS encoding monovalent cation/H+ antiporter subunit A codes for MSLPLIPLLPLLGAIIPPLFQSRNANAISAGVIAALSLLLLLLHAPAVFSGEMPLVSWSWVPAIGLNFAFRVSGFGFFFAFLILFIGLLIILYARYYISAEDPMGRFYSYLLLFMGSMLGIVLSENLILLVMFWELTSISSFLLIGFWSYRTDAREGARMALVITGAGGLAMLAGFILLGNMVGSFELTDVLAAKDIVHAHPLYPVMLILVLLGAFTKSAQFPFQFWLPHAMAAPTPVSAYLHSATMVKAGVFLLALLFPVLSGSSLWFYIVTPVGLATLMFAAYMAIFKDDLKGLLAYSTVSHLGLITLLLGLGSPLAAFTAVFHILNHATFKAGLFMLAGIIDHETGTRDMKKLAGLWKYMPITGTLVMVGCASMAGVPLFNGFLSKEMFLAETLEPNLFGAASWIVPLGATLAAIFAVAYSIRMVHDVFFNGEAQDLPKKPHEPPHGMRLPSEILMVLCVAVGLFPALLAGPIVNVAAGSILGADLPDYHIAIWHGFNMALALSVIALIGGAALYFFKSKAFDAHTWFYAHFDGKGNFEAIISALVKGSRWITGTLENGSLQRYLALLVGSALVLGISPFLGSASPFLGTLPMTAIDPVTLVMALVLVVATVATVLTHHNRIVSLLMLSTVGLLVSLAFVRFSAPDLALTQISVEVVTIILLLMALHMLPRTTPQESTPARRWRDITIAGLSGAGIAALMMAFFTRPYDTIATYFLENSKPLGGGTNVVNVILVDFRGFDTLGEIAVLGIAGLGIYAMLHGLELKAPRTDAFGRFWSSDRFPVILASITRPLLPLALLFSFYIFLRGHNEPGGGFIAGLITATVLILQYIASGIVWTRPRLNFDNHIIMAWGLLIAVLTGLGSWVVGYPFLTSSFTYLTWPLVGTFEVASAIAFDIGVYLTVIGSVLLILVKLGSMNSPDAMTVSTAAMEQEKGKRSN; via the coding sequence TGATCATCCTCTATGCCCGTTATTACATCAGCGCTGAAGATCCCATGGGGCGTTTCTACAGTTACCTGCTCCTTTTCATGGGCTCCATGCTGGGGATCGTCCTCTCCGAAAACCTGATTCTGCTGGTAATGTTCTGGGAACTTACCAGTATCAGCTCCTTTCTGCTGATCGGCTTCTGGAGCTACCGCACCGATGCCCGTGAGGGCGCGCGCATGGCTCTGGTCATTACCGGTGCCGGTGGGCTGGCCATGCTGGCGGGATTCATCCTGCTGGGCAACATGGTGGGCAGTTTTGAACTGACCGATGTCCTGGCTGCAAAAGACATTGTGCATGCCCACCCCCTCTATCCGGTTATGCTGATTCTGGTGCTGCTGGGTGCTTTTACCAAGTCGGCCCAGTTCCCCTTCCAGTTCTGGTTACCCCACGCCATGGCGGCTCCCACCCCTGTCAGCGCCTACCTGCACTCGGCAACCATGGTCAAGGCCGGGGTTTTCCTGCTGGCCCTGCTCTTCCCCGTGCTTTCCGGTAGCTCACTGTGGTTTTATATTGTCACTCCCGTCGGTCTGGCGACCCTTATGTTCGCTGCCTACATGGCCATTTTTAAAGATGACCTCAAGGGCCTGCTGGCCTATTCCACAGTCAGCCACCTGGGCCTGATCACCTTGCTGCTGGGCCTTGGCAGCCCCCTGGCGGCCTTCACGGCGGTGTTCCATATTCTCAACCATGCTACCTTCAAGGCCGGGCTCTTTATGCTGGCCGGTATCATTGACCATGAAACCGGAACCCGTGACATGAAGAAACTGGCAGGCCTCTGGAAGTATATGCCTATTACTGGCACGCTGGTTATGGTTGGCTGCGCCTCCATGGCCGGGGTTCCCTTGTTTAACGGGTTCCTGAGCAAGGAGATGTTCCTGGCGGAAACCCTGGAACCGAACCTCTTTGGCGCAGCTTCCTGGATTGTTCCCCTGGGGGCGACCCTGGCGGCGATCTTCGCCGTGGCCTACTCTATCCGTATGGTGCATGACGTGTTCTTCAATGGCGAAGCACAGGATTTGCCCAAAAAGCCCCATGAGCCACCCCACGGCATGCGTCTGCCTTCGGAAATCCTGATGGTGCTCTGTGTGGCCGTCGGCCTCTTCCCGGCCCTGCTGGCCGGCCCCATCGTCAATGTCGCAGCCGGAAGCATCCTGGGTGCCGACTTGCCCGACTACCATATTGCCATCTGGCATGGCTTCAACATGGCCCTGGCTCTGAGTGTCATCGCCCTGATCGGTGGTGCCGCCCTCTACTTCTTCAAGTCCAAGGCCTTTGATGCCCACACCTGGTTTTACGCCCACTTTGACGGCAAGGGGAATTTTGAGGCCATTATCAGCGCCCTGGTAAAAGGCTCGCGCTGGATTACCGGAACTCTGGAAAACGGCTCATTGCAGCGATATCTGGCGCTGCTGGTCGGTTCAGCCCTGGTACTGGGAATCAGTCCATTTCTCGGCAGCGCTTCACCGTTCCTCGGCACACTCCCCATGACGGCCATTGATCCGGTGACACTGGTAATGGCTCTTGTGCTTGTGGTCGCGACGGTGGCCACGGTCCTGACCCATCACAATCGCATTGTGTCGCTGCTGATGCTCAGCACCGTGGGTCTGCTGGTCTCGCTGGCCTTTGTGCGCTTCTCGGCGCCGGATCTGGCCCTGACCCAGATCTCTGTAGAGGTGGTGACGATTATTCTGCTGTTGATGGCACTGCACATGCTGCCCCGCACGACACCCCAGGAGTCCACTCCCGCCAGGCGCTGGCGTGATATCACCATCGCCGGCCTCTCGGGCGCGGGTATTGCCGCTCTGATGATGGCTTTCTTTACCCGCCCCTACGACACCATTGCGACCTACTTCTTGGAAAACAGTAAACCTTTGGGAGGCGGCACCAATGTGGTGAACGTCATCCTGGTTGACTTCCGGGGCTTTGATACTCTGGGGGAAATTGCGGTTCTTGGCATAGCCGGCCTTGGCATTTACGCCATGCTGCATGGCCTTGAGCTCAAAGCGCCCCGTACCGACGCCTTTGGCCGCTTCTGGTCTTCCGATCGCTTCCCAGTTATTCTGGCATCCATCACCAGACCGCTGCTGCCACTGGCGCTGCTGTTCTCCTTCTACATCTTCCTGCGTGGTCACAATGAGCCAGGTGGCGGCTTTATCGCCGGATTGATTACGGCGACCGTCCTTATCCTGCAGTATATTGCCAGTGGTATTGTCTGGACGCGTCCGCGCCTGAACTTTGACAACCATATCATCATGGCCTGGGGTCTGCTGATTGCCGTGCTGACGGGCCTTGGCAGCTGGGTCGTGGGCTATCCCTTCCTTACCAGCTCCTTCACCTACCTGACCTGGCCGCTGGTGGGTACCTTTGAAGTGGCCAGCGCCATCGCCTTTGACATCGGCGTGTACCTGACGGTTATCGGCTCGGTGCTGCTGATCCTGGTAAAACTCGGGTCCATGAACTCTCCTGATGCCATGACCGTCTCAACGGCTGCCATGGAACAGGAAAAAGGAAAGAGGAGCAACTGA
- a CDS encoding Na+/H+ antiporter subunit C, with translation MELLVSLCLGLLVACGVYLMLRARTFPVVVGLTMIGYAVNMFLFFSGRIHSNLPAVISPDRVAYADPLPQALVLTAIVIGFGMTAFVVVLALRAKGELGTDHVDGKESAQ, from the coding sequence ATGGAACTGCTTGTATCTCTCTGCCTCGGTCTGCTGGTAGCCTGTGGCGTCTATCTTATGCTCAGGGCAAGAACCTTTCCCGTCGTGGTGGGTCTGACCATGATTGGTTACGCGGTAAATATGTTTCTGTTTTTTTCGGGTCGCATTCACAGCAATCTTCCCGCGGTCATTTCCCCGGACCGGGTCGCCTATGCTGACCCATTGCCCCAGGCGCTCGTGCTGACGGCTATCGTCATCGGTTTCGGCATGACGGCCTTTGTGGTCGTGCTGGCCCTCAGGGCCAAAGGCGAGCTGGGAACCGATCATGTTGACGGGAAGGAGAGCGCCCAATGA
- a CDS encoding monovalent cation/H+ antiporter subunit D yields the protein MSHFVALPLLLPLIVGILMVMGVNRSLHWQRSLGLLSTVSLVVITGILLLQSASGPIQVYAMGDWNPPFGIVLVVDRLSAFMIFITAVLSLFCLLYAMGGTDSLGKNFHALFQMQLLGINGAFMTGDIFNLFVFFEIMLLASYGLVLHGGGAKRTAASLHYVVINLLGSALFLVGVGVLYSILGSLNMADLAVRMSLAGEENAALLQASGLILFSVFALKAAMLPLYFWLPNTYGFTSAPVAALFAIMTKVGVYVILRVYSLIFGEHAGVAANLVEPWLLPVALITLVCGAIGVVAARDLRRAIAYMVVVSVGTLLAVIGTFTADAIASALVYLPHTTFVTAGMFLVADMIRQQRIHEATTLRPDLPVAQHRLLGLLFFAGAIAIAGLPPLSGFMAKAMMLVAVQQSSSVAFIWAIILLGGLMGLIAIGRAGSIIFWKVLPLDDGGKDAYTKKPHPDARIFSLGYAFPALALIAISPLLVMFAGPLSEFATAASQQITTPTEYIRAVLGSDAVALMKIAGGQ from the coding sequence ATGAGTCACTTCGTCGCACTGCCTCTGCTGTTGCCGCTTATCGTCGGCATCCTCATGGTCATGGGTGTCAATCGCAGCCTGCACTGGCAACGTTCCCTCGGATTGCTCAGCACGGTTTCGCTGGTTGTCATTACAGGCATTCTGCTGCTGCAGAGTGCATCTGGGCCCATTCAGGTTTATGCCATGGGGGACTGGAATCCGCCCTTTGGTATTGTGCTCGTGGTCGATCGTCTCAGCGCGTTCATGATCTTCATTACTGCGGTGCTGTCACTGTTCTGCCTGCTCTACGCCATGGGCGGAACCGACTCCCTGGGCAAGAACTTTCACGCCCTTTTCCAGATGCAGCTGCTGGGAATCAATGGCGCCTTCATGACAGGCGATATCTTTAACCTCTTTGTCTTCTTTGAAATCATGCTGCTGGCCTCCTACGGACTGGTGCTCCACGGCGGTGGCGCGAAACGCACAGCAGCCAGCCTGCACTATGTGGTTATCAACCTGCTGGGTTCCGCGCTCTTCCTGGTCGGGGTGGGTGTGCTCTACAGCATACTCGGCAGCCTGAACATGGCCGACCTGGCCGTGCGCATGAGTCTGGCAGGGGAAGAGAACGCAGCGCTGCTGCAGGCCAGTGGCCTGATTCTCTTCAGCGTCTTTGCTCTCAAGGCCGCCATGCTGCCCCTCTATTTCTGGCTTCCCAATACCTATGGCTTTACCAGTGCGCCAGTGGCCGCGCTCTTCGCCATTATGACCAAGGTTGGCGTCTATGTCATCCTGCGGGTGTACAGCCTGATATTCGGTGAGCACGCCGGCGTGGCGGCCAATCTCGTAGAGCCCTGGCTGTTGCCCGTGGCGCTGATCACCCTGGTATGCGGCGCCATTGGCGTTGTGGCGGCCCGTGACCTGCGCCGTGCCATTGCCTATATGGTGGTGGTCTCCGTGGGAACGCTCCTGGCCGTAATAGGCACCTTCACTGCCGACGCCATTGCTTCGGCGCTGGTCTATCTGCCCCACACCACCTTCGTGACGGCGGGCATGTTCCTGGTTGCCGACATGATTCGTCAGCAGCGCATTCACGAGGCCACCACCCTGCGTCCGGATCTGCCAGTGGCCCAGCATCGTCTGCTGGGGCTGCTCTTTTTCGCAGGCGCCATCGCCATTGCCGGTCTGCCACCCCTGAGTGGCTTCATGGCGAAAGCCATGATGCTGGTTGCGGTACAGCAGAGTTCTTCAGTGGCCTTTATCTGGGCGATTATCCTGCTGGGTGGCCTGATGGGACTGATTGCCATTGGCCGCGCCGGCAGCATTATCTTCTGGAAAGTCCTGCCCCTTGATGATGGTGGAAAGGATGCCTATACGAAAAAGCCCCATCCCGATGCGCGCATATTCTCCCTGGGCTACGCGTTCCCCGCGCTTGCCCTGATTGCCATCAGTCCGTTGCTGGTAATGTTTGCCGGCCCTTTAAGTGAATTTGCCACCGCAGCGTCCCAGCAGATCACGACTCCCACCGAGTATATCCGTGCTGTGCTGGGATCTGATGCCGTTGCCCTTATGAAAATCGCGGGAGGTCAGTGA
- a CDS encoding Na+/H+ antiporter subunit E → MKSSKWLPHPLMTVVLIVLWLLLNNTFSFGHVVLGAVFGVAIPLFTNKFWPERPCISSYRKFFHFFFVVFLYDVVVANITVVRLILQPDIGKLQPDFIEIPLEAADDLVISILASVISLTPGTVSSEVSADRKTLLVHNLNVPDKQEAIQAIKTRYEAPLKEIFSC, encoded by the coding sequence ATGAAATCCAGTAAGTGGCTCCCCCACCCCCTGATGACCGTTGTACTGATTGTTCTGTGGTTGCTGCTGAACAATACCTTCTCATTCGGGCACGTGGTGCTCGGAGCGGTGTTTGGTGTGGCTATTCCCCTGTTTACCAACAAATTCTGGCCGGAGCGTCCCTGCATCTCAAGCTACCGCAAGTTTTTCCACTTTTTCTTTGTGGTCTTTCTCTATGACGTGGTGGTGGCGAATATTACCGTGGTGCGGCTGATACTCCAGCCCGATATTGGCAAGCTGCAGCCGGATTTCATCGAGATACCCCTTGAGGCTGCCGATGACCTGGTCATCTCCATACTGGCCAGTGTCATTTCCCTGACGCCGGGGACGGTTTCTTCGGAAGTCAGCGCCGACCGCAAAACCCTGCTGGTGCATAACCTGAATGTTCCTGACAAGCAGGAGGCAATACAGGCCATAAAAACCCGATATGAAGCACCACTGAAGGAGATATTCTCATGCTGA
- a CDS encoding K+/H+ antiporter subunit F, protein MLSIAIPIAFLMMCIAQLLNLYRLLKGPSLPDRILALDTMYINAIALFILLGIFFDTTTYFEAALIIAVMGFISTVAASKYLLRGDIVE, encoded by the coding sequence ATGCTGAGCATCGCCATACCCATTGCCTTTCTCATGATGTGTATTGCCCAGTTGCTGAACCTCTATCGCCTGCTGAAGGGTCCCAGCCTGCCCGATCGCATTCTGGCCCTGGATACCATGTATATCAACGCCATTGCGCTGTTTATCCTGCTGGGAATTTTCTTTGACACCACCACCTACTTTGAAGCGGCGCTGATCATTGCCGTCATGGGTTTTATCAGCACCGTTGCCGCCAGCAAGTATCTGCTGCGCGGCGACATCGTGGAATAA
- a CDS encoding Na+/H+ antiporter subunit G produces MIIVEFIVSFFILVGAFFALAGSIGLYRLRDFFTRLHGPTKATTLGVGGIAVASAIYFSFQQSGISLHEVLITLFLFITAPISAHFLAKAALHQNLKKDDAESGQE; encoded by the coding sequence ATGATTATCGTGGAATTCATCGTTTCATTCTTCATTCTGGTGGGGGCATTTTTCGCCTTGGCCGGCTCCATCGGTCTCTATCGACTGCGGGATTTCTTTACCCGCCTGCATGGTCCCACAAAGGCCACGACCCTCGGCGTTGGCGGCATCGCCGTGGCATCTGCCATCTACTTCAGTTTCCAGCAAAGCGGCATCAGCCTGCATGAAGTGTTGATAACGCTCTTTCTCTTTATCACCGCGCCCATCAGCGCGCACTTTCTGGCCAAGGCTGCCCTGCATCAGAATCTCAAGAAGGACGATGCTGAATCTGGCCAGGAGTGA
- a CDS encoding DEAD/DEAH box helicase encodes MTASSPVDSFESLGLSAQTLQALREKGFEKPTSIQKACIPLVLHQHVDVVGQAQTGTGKTAAFGLPIIETVKPERRQIQALILTPTRELALQVADEITSLCGSMKLDIATLYGGQSIGLQIQKLRRGVHIAVGTPGRIQDLIDRGNLDLSHLEYVVLDEADEMLNMGFIEDIENILQHTPAEKRMLLFSATMPRPILNLAKRYMSTYEHVVAEQTQKTTSLTDQIYYEVREADKFEALCRVIDITPDFYGVVFCRTKVDADEITRRLQHRKYVTEALHGDVSQNQREKILDAFRRKRLNILVATDVAARGIDVQNLTHVINFSLPQSPESYVHRVGRTGRAGKEGTAITFISPAEFRKLAFIQKITQTTIRRQELPDVNTVIKLKKESIAGALENLIESGEYQQHGDFAQDILQKHSAQNIVAALIQHFYRDELDPASYREIQRVVFEKDKLKPKAPFVKGRKSSGPKKPFKPANKRVKHTGSAPRKK; translated from the coding sequence ATGACCGCATCTTCACCAGTGGATTCCTTTGAATCCCTTGGACTCTCAGCACAAACACTCCAGGCCCTGCGCGAAAAGGGATTTGAAAAACCAACAAGCATTCAGAAGGCCTGCATCCCCCTGGTGCTCCATCAGCATGTGGACGTGGTGGGCCAGGCACAGACCGGCACCGGAAAAACTGCCGCCTTTGGTCTGCCCATCATCGAAACGGTCAAACCGGAACGCCGCCAGATCCAGGCCCTCATCCTGACCCCCACCCGGGAACTGGCCCTGCAGGTCGCCGACGAGATCACCTCTCTGTGCGGTTCCATGAAGCTTGATATTGCAACCCTCTATGGCGGACAGTCCATTGGCCTGCAGATTCAGAAACTGCGCCGGGGCGTTCACATTGCCGTGGGCACCCCCGGCCGTATCCAGGATCTGATCGACCGGGGCAACCTTGACCTGAGCCACCTGGAGTATGTGGTGCTGGACGAAGCTGATGAAATGCTCAACATGGGCTTCATCGAAGATATCGAAAATATCCTGCAGCACACCCCCGCCGAAAAGCGCATGCTGCTCTTCTCCGCCACCATGCCCCGTCCTATACTCAATCTTGCCAAACGCTACATGTCCACCTATGAACATGTGGTAGCCGAGCAAACCCAGAAGACCACTTCACTGACCGACCAGATCTATTACGAAGTTCGTGAAGCCGATAAATTTGAAGCCCTGTGCCGGGTCATCGACATCACCCCCGATTTCTACGGTGTGGTGTTCTGCCGGACCAAGGTGGATGCCGATGAGATCACACGCAGGCTGCAGCATCGAAAATATGTCACCGAAGCCCTCCACGGCGATGTCTCCCAGAATCAGCGGGAAAAGATCCTGGATGCCTTCCGCCGCAAGCGTCTCAATATTCTGGTGGCCACGGATGTGGCGGCTCGTGGCATTGATGTGCAGAACCTCACCCACGTCATCAACTTCTCACTGCCCCAGAGCCCCGAAAGCTACGTCCACCGCGTCGGCCGCACGGGCCGTGCCGGCAAGGAAGGTACCGCCATCACCTTTATCAGTCCGGCGGAGTTCCGTAAACTGGCCTTTATTCAGAAGATTACCCAGACGACCATCCGACGCCAGGAACTGCCCGATGTGAATACGGTTATCAAGCTGAAAAAAGAGAGCATCGCCGGAGCGCTTGAGAATCTCATCGAAAGCGGCGAATACCAGCAGCACGGCGACTTTGCCCAGGACATCCTGCAGAAGCATTCCGCCCAGAATATCGTGGCGGCGCTGATTCAACACTTTTATCGCGATGAGCTTGATCCGGCCTCCTACCGGGAAATCCAGCGCGTCGTCTTCGAGAAGGATAAACTGAAGCCCAAAGCACCTTTTGTGAAAGGCCGAAAATCCAGCGGACCAAAAAAACCATTCAAACCTGCCAACAAGCGTGTCAAACACACGGGTTCCGCGCCGCGCAAGAAATAA
- a CDS encoding adenine phosphoribosyltransferase — protein MDFASKIRDVVDFPKPGIVFKDITPLLQDPRAFQTAVDVIADRHVGSKLDAIVAVESRGFIIGSALAYKLGCSLVVVRKAGKLPAKTISTRYALEYGEDELHIHEDALQPGQKVLIADDLLATGGTVRATGQLIRQLGATPVEAVFLVELNGLGGRELVNDIPCFSLMSFDVEE, from the coding sequence TTGGACTTTGCCAGTAAAATCCGCGATGTTGTCGACTTTCCGAAACCAGGAATTGTTTTCAAGGACATCACCCCACTGCTCCAGGACCCCCGTGCTTTCCAGACCGCCGTGGACGTCATCGCTGACCGCCATGTGGGCAGCAAGCTTGATGCCATAGTAGCGGTGGAATCACGGGGCTTCATTATCGGCAGTGCCCTGGCCTATAAGCTCGGTTGCTCTCTGGTCGTCGTTCGCAAAGCGGGAAAACTGCCAGCGAAGACCATTTCTACCAGGTACGCCCTGGAGTACGGCGAAGATGAGCTGCACATTCATGAAGATGCCCTGCAACCAGGCCAGAAAGTACTCATCGCCGACGACCTGCTGGCTACCGGCGGCACCGTCAGAGCTACGGGCCAGCTGATTCGCCAGCTTGGCGCAACCCCTGTGGAAGCGGTTTTCCTGGTAGAACTCAATGGGCTTGGCGGCAGAGAGCTGGTCAACGATATTCCCTGTTTCTCTCTCATGAGCTTTGATGTTGAGGAATAA